The Triticum aestivum cultivar Chinese Spring chromosome 3A, IWGSC CS RefSeq v2.1, whole genome shotgun sequence genome includes a region encoding these proteins:
- the LOC123063621 gene encoding uncharacterized protein isoform X1 — translation MEVVRDGGFGYLLELDDCYVPRPFAQWVADNISTKDETIVLDGKSIALNPEAVSLVLGIPAGGTKIRVLDEECGKAEFLSLFGLTELPSISFFGNKLRNEELPDDVYLRCFLTVALATFLCPTSSTKPSTKYLGALVDVSKSKDLDWCSFVHTWNISYVKKYQTDKMKQKRITTTLGGCIYQLAVRCLDFNNFGSITIPPALPRVCFWKGQTIKHFSDMLIGKDGLYGALQIKDEAETCYAETDGAWASTAKNSNIRKAIQRVLGNSFSDKIKEDIFLNFQERVKDQNLTTCLIAKQVLLDTLNIVSSSFNGSQHTEKLESSEHLYMPYREVRVDSNGIEIGSDRRGRKKRMKTSTQQSITSTSKDVLLQDKIKQSTPEVDTQGVKAEL, via the exons ATGGAGGTTGTGAGGGACGGTGGTTTTGGATACTTGCTTGAGCTAGATGATTGTTATGTTCCACGACCATTCGCACAGTGGGTCGCGGACAACATATCCACAAAAGATGAAACAATTGTACTTGACGGGAAATCAATTGCTCTCAACCCTGAAGCCGTATCATTAGTTCTTGGTATACCAGCAGGCGGAACAAAGATCAGAGTGCTAGACGAGGAGTGTGGGAAAGCAGAGTTCCTATCACTGTTTGGGCTAACAGAACTTCCATCCATAAGTTTCTTTGGGAACAAGCTTAGGAACGAAGAACTGCCTGACGATGTTTATCTTCGGTGCTTCTTGACTGTCGCACTAGCAACCTTCCTGTGTCCCACATCCAGCACAAAGCCAAGCACCAAATATTTGGGAGCACTTGTGGATGTGTCAAAGTCAAAAGATCTTGATTGGTGCTCTTTTGTCCATACATGGAATATCTCCTATGTCAAGAAGTACCAAACAGACAAGATGAAGCAGAAACGGATAACAACCACTTTGGGAGGCTGCATTTATCAGCTAGCA GTTCGGTGTCTAGACTTCAACAATTTTGGATCAATAACAATTCCACCAGCACTACCCAGGGTTTGTTTCTGGAAAGGACAAACCATTAAACATTTCAGTGATATGCTAATTGGGAAAGATGGATTATATGGAGCTCTTCAA ATAAAAGATGAGGCAGAAACTTGTTATGCAGAAACTGACGGTGCATGGGCAAGCACCGCCAAGAACTCAAACATTCGAAAAGCTATACAAAGGGTCTTAGGCAACTCTTTTTCAGATAAG ATCAAAGAAGATATATTCCTCAATTTCCAGGAGCGCGTAAAAGATCAAAACCTGACGACATGTCTGATAGCAAAACAAGTGCTGCTGGATACTTTGAACATTGTCTCTTCTTCTTTTAATGGCTCTCAACATACAGAGAAGTTAGAGTCATCCGAGCACTTGTACATGCCATACAGAGAAGTTAGAGTTGATTCTAATGGGATTGAAATTGGCAGTG ATCGAAGAGGCAGGAAGAAGAGAATGAAGACGAGTACACAGCAGTCAATAACTTCAACAAGTAAGGATGTATTGTTGCAAGATAAAATAAAG CAAAGCACACCTGAAGTTGACACACAAGGAGTCAAAGCTGAATTGTAA
- the LOC123063621 gene encoding uncharacterized protein isoform X2, giving the protein MSHTWDRATTCYSPMGKWDSENDESATHKYKKRYSTTAILGKRLFSDEFDENDEQEGTKHQPIPVSPDVQILGEKSFNGSCSSMVNTTDNLYNMKLSLGTSSSGKENLPPKRITHPSKWLSSPYDHNERGPLQPHEIELHRGIVALSKVEPHRSKVVVLIDKTTLFLGQLGDSFGATSHVEAYVFNVFCQMLFRENHPRRSKTHYFFTTLGDYFLENWKSEEGRREMKRKALRNFNGAGKALPLHESDRINNFIKTWEDSNLRGMGFTKFGVEYPNMPKQIGSDACGIFALNWMQTWASRNPLQRQFTMNDVVDARVRFAVDILFSIHNT; this is encoded by the exons ATGTCACACACTTGGGACAGAGCAACAACATGCTACTCCCCAATGGGCAAATGGGACAGTGAGAACGATGAAAGTGCTACACACAAGTACAAGAAG agaTATTCAACAACAGCAATTTTAGGGAAAAGGCTTTTTTCAGATGAgtttgatgaaaatgatgaacaagaagGCACTAAACACCAACCAATCCCT GTGTCTCCGGATGTTCAAATTTTGGGGGAGAAATCATTCAATGGTTCATGCTCTAGTATGGTAAACACGACGGACAATTTATACAACATGAAGCTATCATTAGGCACTTCATCAAGTGGTAAAGAGAATTTGCCTCCAAAAAGGATAACACACCCAAGCAAGTGGCTCTCCTCACCATATGATCACAATGAGAGAGGACCTCTTCAGCCACATGAGATAGAGCTACACAGGGGCATAGTGGCACTAAGCAAAGTTGAACCTCACAGAAG CAAAGTGGTTGTGTTGATTGACAAAACAACCCTTTTCCTTGGACAACTTGGTGATTCATTTGGTGCGACTAGTCACGTCGAAGCATATGTTTTCAACGTTTTTTGTCAGATGCTCTTTCGAGAGAATCATCCAAGGAGATCAAAAACACACTACTTCTTCACTACACTAGGT GATTATTTTCTTGAAAATTGGAAATCTGAAGAAGGAAGGAGGGAAATGAAGAGAAAAGCACTTAGAAACTTCAATGGAGCTGGGAAAGCATTGCCTCTACACGAAAGTGATCGT ATAAACAATTTCATAAAAACATGGGAAGATTCCAATCTGAGAGGAATGGGTTTCACAAAGTTTGGTGTAGAGTACCCAAACATGCCAAAGCAAATAGGAAG CGATGCTTGTGGGATTTTTGCTCTTAACTGGATGCAAACGTGGGCTTCGCGAAATCCTCTGCAGCGACAGTTCACGATGAACGACGTAGTAGACGCAAGGGTCAGATTTGCTGTTGACATTCTGTTTAGTATTCACAACACATAG